The following is a genomic window from Deltaproteobacteria bacterium.
ACCAATGATCCATCTTGAATACGAGCCTGCTCCTCAGTCGATACCCTGATGTAAATTCCAACACGTTTCATGCGGCCTCCTTGGTAACTGTTGTATCGTCGGCCTGATTTCCCAACTCGTCAATTTCAAGCAACGCCTTTACCAGTCGCACAATCATCATTTCGTACTCAGTTTGTTTTAAATTCACTTTTACAACTTCGACTTCATAATCATCTAAGTCATATTTTTTCAGCATTCATAATTTTTTATTTTCATCACTGCACCTCCCTTGTTACCTCATATAATTTCAAGATCAGAGCCACGTCTCATCACCCCGGTTCCTGACCACCTCCAACCACTCGTTGGGTGGGGGTGGTCAGGAAAAAACCCGTTTTAGGGGTGGTGAGACGTGGCGGCGCTTAACTGCTGAACTTTGTTTTGGAATAGCGTTTTTCAAAATGGTGAAATTTGAAAAATTATATTCAGATTGCAGTCTCATTATCGTCTCGTTAAATTTAACAGATGTATAAAACCCAGTGGTGGCGGAGGTGCGCCAACACTGGGCATGGAGACTGTCATAGAAATTAAATATTTATCACTTTTTTAGAGACTGGCGATCTTCCGCCACTGGTGAATAAGAAAATCGCCAGGCACTTGATTAGAATTAAAATCAGCAAGGCTAATTTCATTGGACCTGTACGGCGCCAAAAGCGAAGAGTAAATAGGAAACTCACTGAAATTATAAAATCAATTCAATCTTAAACCGACCAAATTTAAAAGTTCCATTTTTTCCGCAATACTGACATTTCCATTCTTTTCAGCTAACGCTATTGTCGACTCAATATCAGATTTATGTTTAGCCTCGAAAATTCGATCACTTAAAATGACAGATTTCATCCAATTGTATGAGTTCCCAACCGCACCACGTGCCCCAATTCTTAAAAGGTCGTTTGGCGATAAGTTTCCAGCGTTTTTAATTTTCAGAAGCCTCTCGAGATTTTGTTGCAGCGACACCGATTTATAGGGCGCAAACATTATTATTGACCAAAACGCACTATTTTTTCCTTCTAAAAAAATTGTAACAAGACCTGTGTTTAAACGTTCATCAGCAATTTTCTTAATTAACAAAGGTCCGATTTCATTAGCGGCTTTGGTCATCGAATAGAAACCATTGAGCCCTGTTTCAGCGAGCGGAAATTGGGCGATATATGGTGGAACCTGGGAAAGTTCTCGTAAAATTAAATCAACAAATAAGATATCAATTTGTTCTTGAAACGAGCGAAGATAGGGTCTTAGCTTAGTATAAATATCTATTATTGCAGTAATATCTAGCTCAGTTAAATTTTTCTTTTCTGGAACTAAATTCGAGTTAATCTTGGACCCGAAAAAAAGACTCCAAAATTCGATTTTCTGAAACACTGGAGGAAGGGTATATGTATTTCCTTTCGATCCAGTTACAGCATTTTGCCAAAGACCTAACAAATAATACTTTTTGCTTTTTATAATGTTCGTAACTGCAAGGTCTAAATCTTGCGTGCTTAGATTGTTACAAAGAGATAGCTTCTCCATTATTTTTCCGGAGTGCACCTGTTGAGCACATACCCCTTCAGGAAAACTAATTTCCCTTAAAACCTCAATCGTTGGAATTGGTTGGTAGTTGAAATGTTCGAGCGACATTGCTATCTTAACAGCTCGGAGACCATCGAGCATTCCTGCGTCGTCTTTAGAAGACGCTGAAAGTACTCTATTTAAAATCGCAAGTTGTATTTCTCCAGACAGTTTCTCATAAGTGGAATTCACCGAAAGAATTTCTCGAACGTTTGCCGCGACCGCGCCAACTAGCGGACCAGCGAAACTAGTTCCACTGGAAAGCTGACCTTTTTTATCACTGCAAAGACCTTTTGGATTGTACGATAAGGTATATATTTGATCTCCTGGCGCAGAGATTTCTCCAATATTCGAATGTTCGGCAAGGCCCCCCGTAAAGCGTGTAGAAGCCACCCTTAGATATCCATCGTCAATATCGGCATTTTTAATTAGAAAGCGATCGCGGGCAGACTCATTTCCAGCTGACTTTATTATCAAACAGCCCTTACTCTCTAAAATCTTAATTGTATCCTTAAATGCGACCTCGTCTTGGGGTGTGTAAAAATTTGGATCTGATCCATGGCTTGCATTAATGATTTTGTAGCCTCGAGCGCAGGCATCTATATAAGCGTCGCGGGCAATCTTTGCATCTATACCACCTTTGGATCCAGGTATAGATACACTGTAGATACCAATTTGCCCGCCTTGATAAAGTCCAAAATAGGCGGCATAAATGGATGCCACTGAATAGCCGTGGGTAGTCTCTGCCTCGTCAGGTAAAACCAAGCCGGCACCCAGTGAATAATATTTAATTTGAGATTTTAGTTCAGGTAAATAAGTTTTTCTAACTCCAGAATCCACTATGGCGATTTGCGTTTTTTCAGCAAGCGGGTGACTTGTTCTCCAATTTCCCATTGCTTCAACCATGAGGTTTCCAGAAATAGCCTCGTTAGCCCAAAACTTGTCCTGTGTGCACGATTCATTACCACTGGCCAAACAAATGGAAGTAGTATAAATTGCGATAACTGCAAATATGCTTTTTTTCATTTTTCACCGTCTTCGAGTAAGTATCTATGTATAGCAAAAAAACTAAGCCGCTACGACTGTTTTGATTTAGACGAAGTGACCATTTAGGGAAATCTACTCGGGTGCGGTCAGATTGTTTATTAGGAGCTGTTTATTCAACCTGGGCTAGCTTGCCTTTAAAAAAGTAAATCCGAACTCGAACTGAGCCCCGCAAGCTGTCGCGATTTTGGATAGGAACGGAATAGACGGTGTTCTTTTATCTGATCCACTTTCAAGGCGCGCGATAACACTTTGTGATGTCCCAACCTTTTTCGCCAACTGAGCTTGGGTTAAGTCTGCCTTTAGGCGCGCTGACCTGACAGCGAAAGCGATAGCTGTTTTTGAGCTCTCTTCTTCGTAGTGCATACGAACAGTTGGGTCTTTCAGTAATTTTTTGAAAAAGTCTTTTCCTGATTTTGTGTTTTTCATAATCCTAAAACCTCTTTCATTCTTTTTTCAGCTAAATCCAGATCATTAAGTGGCGTCTTCTGTGTTGTCTTTTTAAAAACATGAAGCCAAATCATCGTTTGTCCTTCAATAATTACATAGGCGATTCTAAAACCGCCTCTTGGAGCATTAAACTTTATCTCCCAAAGTTTTCCTCTGAGTGGCTTAAACTGAACCCTCGGGCAATCTAGACCGTACTTTCCAATACCTTCAAAGACATCAGCAAAACGAGCTTGATCACCTTTAGGTAAATCCGTGATAAAGTCTTCGATGGGCGATGAGCCTCTTTTTGAGAGATAGAGTTCAATTTTCATCAGTTTCTATTATAGCCAATTGGCTATATTTTGCAAGTTTTAATATTTTGCCGAACAAATGCCTCAGAGGCTCCAATAGCAAGGGCAACTTTTTTGGATGATCTATACTTTAAAATCAATTTTAGTAGGTCTTGAGGGACCAAAGCCTTTGGTTCGGGGACTTCCTCGAAGTCAAACTCAAATAAAACTGGCTTCGCCGCCCAAAGCGGTTCTTCTACTTCGGTCTCTCGCGCACCATTTTCGTCCGGAGACGAGGACGATGAATCTTTACCCATACCGAATAGATGTAACTAGCAAGGCAGGACGAAGTCTCTGCCTGCGGTCGCATTCAGCAATGGATATGGGTCCGGCAAGGGATTCGCTCCACCGGTAAAGCTCACAGCGGTTTTCGCCAGAGCGATTTGGGGGAGCTAAGTAGCTGTGACTGCGTAAAAGCAGGAGACCCCGAGGAACTGTGGGTTAACGCCAGAAATTTCAGCCTAAACAAAAATTAAACTGTCGACGAAGACGAGTTAGCGGAAGATATCGGTGGCCCAATCTGGTGGTGTAGTGGAAGGCAATAGTCCGAACTCTTGAGGAGATAGCGAATAGCTCAAGCGGACCCCGGTCTTGTTTAAGGCAGTAGGCGGGAATTTCAAAGATCATTGCCTAGTAAGTTACTCCGAACGAAGGACGTAAGAATCCATTTTCAGCCGGTAGGCTGAACAAGGGGAAAATAATTAAATTTTAATTTAACCTTTGTTGTTTTACTTTGCAGAACTAACAGTTTGCTCCTGAATAACTCCAGTAGTATCAACTGTTAGTTTTCTTTTTACAATCATCTGATGATTTTCGTGATGAATATCCACACCCAATTTTTTTAGTTTTCTGACATAGTTTTCTATCTGTTTCTCGACGGGATCACCACGTATATATCCTAAGTCTTTGTATTGAGTATTTCCGCCAAGAACTTTATAAATCACTCTAGCAAGTCTATTGGCAATGGCCACTTTGGCTTTGCTGGTGCCAATTCTAGATTGAAGCTTTCGGTATTTAGATCTATAAAAAGACCCTTTTTTCTGTTTAGCTCCATTGGCAGCTTGTACTAGGATTTTTTTGAAGTGGGGGTTTCCATGTCTACATTTTGCTCTTTTTTTTTACCAGCTGACTCATTATTTCCACTAGCTACACCCGCCCACGCCGCAAACTTTCTTTCATCTGCAAAGCTGCTCATATCTGCAGTTGCCTCTGCAATGATAGACATCGCAAGGATTTTATCAATACCTGGAATTTTATCTAATTCCTCTACGAGATGAGCATAGGGAAGTGTTTTTTCCGTTAACTCATTTTCCACATCAAGAATTTGGGTCTGGATATTTCGATACTGTTTCAGTAATTCATTTAAAACAAAAATATGTTCTTTAGTAAAACAATTGGTTAAGGCTCTAACCGCGTCCTCCTTTCTTTTTATTTTAGTAGTCACACTTGCTGCTAATGTTTGCGCATTAGTAACACCATCTGCAATCAGATCTAAGATCTTCTTGCCTGCTACTCCGAAGGTGTCTGATACTATCGAGCTCCATTTAATATTGCCATCTTGAAGAACTTTCTCAACTCGGTTTTTCACTCGTGAAAGATCATCAACCAAATTAGTGCGATGACGGCTCAATAGTCTTAGCCGTTGGTAAATACCATCTGGAACGAAGGAGGCTCTGATTAAACCAAATCTATGAAGTTCGGCTATCCACTGGGAATCTTTGATGTCAGTTTTCCTGCCAGGTACATTTTTAATGTGGCTTGCATTTCCAACTATCACCTTCAATCCCATTGGTTCCAAAACATTATAGATTGGCTTCCAATATTGCCCTGTAGACTCCATTGCCACATCTTTAACTCCTCGTTGAAGAAGAATTAATCCCATAGCTTTTAAGTCATCTGTCATTGTGGAACACTCAAAATGTTCTGACTTTGGATCTTCATTACCATCACCAATTAAAACAGTAATAGCCAGAATATCTTTATGGACATCAATGCCAGCAACGTGGGTTTTTAATGCTTTCATGGAACTCTCCTTTGTTTAAGATAGGGTCTTTTAAAGGAAGAGCATGAGCGGCACCTATAAAATTTGCCTAGCGAAGCCATAGTTTTAAAAATAATAATATCATTGCCCCATACGACGGTTCTTAAAAGCGCTCACCCGGCCACATTGAACTCCGACCTCAGTCATTACTTCGCAAAAAATAATAACTCCAGCCAAACAAACACCGACCTTGTTATCCTTTAAAAAACGATTCCTTTTTAAAAGAAGTTCAGATAAAAAAAATAAAAAAATGAATACATGATTAAGATTTGAAAAAATTTCAATTGAAAATAAATATATGAAGCTAAGACCACTTACATTCTTGATGGTGGGGCGAAGCTACATGGGCATTGAATACGGGACGAACACCCGGTTCGACCGAACCCGTACTTATGACGCTATATCAAAAATACATTTTAATTCGAGATGACCATTTGCGGTTCTACGGTTCTAATTGAAAACCTCCTAAATGCGAAAGACCACGAAATCATTAATCATTTAGAACGATTTGCTAGAAGAAATTACCGCGTAATTTTTACCTTCTTGATACTTTGTTATTCCCCGTATAGTGTCCTAAAAAAAAGGAGTTCTTATGAAATTAATTATTGTTAGCGCTATCATGTTATCAGCAAATCTTCTTTTCGGAGCTGCGGAACCAGAATCCATTGTGAACTGTGCTGTTTACTCCAAACTAAACGATCAAGATCCTAGACCTGTGAGTATAAAATTGAGATCTTACACTATCAATAGTAACTATGAGGTTGGTATCATTGGCGACGAAACTTGCGCAATCGCAGGAAAATTTCGTGTGGTTCTAGATCCAACTAATCATGGTATCCGCATTGTTATAGCTGACGTATCTAATTCTGCAGGTCTGGTTAATAAAGCCGCATGCCAAGATCAAAACAATCCCCCGATGAACATGGGCATACCCTATTACACACCAATCGTTGCGGCATTGTATCAAAGATTGCCAAAGGACGTAAGTGCGCGCGCAATTTCTACTCATGGTTTTACGGGACTGCAATACGTTTACGGACGTAATGGAAAGGGCGAGTTACAGATTTATTGCAATTAGATAGTACTTTCATAAATATGGCCCTTAGATTTTTGCTTTTCAAATGAGGGCCAGTTAATCAATCATTCGTAACTACTCTTTACTTCTAAAAAAGTGTTCAGATCGTATAAAATCGATCCTAAACGGCCCACTGACAAGCCGCGATTGATCGTAAAAAGAAACGAATTTAAGTCGAGATTTTTATTCACATCTTAAATCACTTTGTTTCCCAAAGCGGCTGCGCTACCATGAGTCAGTAGCCTAAATGACTTAGGACAGGAGCTCGTGTCGTGATTCGATGGTTAGGATTGATCTTCATTTTACCTGGTACCGCTTTAGGTAAATCGGTCGATTGCAGCGTAGAGGTCAATAAAACGAATGACCGACAAATTGACATGGTACTTCCCAGTGGCAACCAGATTTCGGTAGTTGGCCATCGCCATGCTAAACGTCAATCAGGCGCATTCGATACCGAATCTGCATTCCCTGCAATCCTGGCTCTTTCGAAACAGGATCTTGCAAAAAATCTTACAAAGGATCCATCGTGGCCTCAAAAAATCAAGGAGGCGATCAAAAGCGAGGCGGCCGCGATTAAACAATACAGTGACGATTACAAGAACCTTGAAACGAATCTTGAGCAAAACCGTTATGTCGGAGTTGGCATCGAGGTTCCAATAGAAAGGCTGATTTGGAATGCCGAAAACTCCACTAAAATAATCGAAAATTCAAAATTTGCTTTTGACATGCTAAAAGTTGAAACCAATTTAAGACAACGCTATAAACTACTTGCCCTGTCTCCACAATTTCTTCTAAAGCAACAACGACCTTCGTTATTTAAAGGGCGCCAGATTTTTACAGCAGAGCCGACTCAACCAGAAATTA
Proteins encoded in this region:
- a CDS encoding S8 family serine peptidase produces the protein MKKSIFAVIAIYTTSICLASGNESCTQDKFWANEAISGNLMVEAMGNWRTSHPLAEKTQIAIVDSGVRKTYLPELKSQIKYYSLGAGLVLPDEAETTHGYSVASIYAAYFGLYQGGQIGIYSVSIPGSKGGIDAKIARDAYIDACARGYKIINASHGSDPNFYTPQDEVAFKDTIKILESKGCLIIKSAGNESARDRFLIKNADIDDGYLRVASTRFTGGLAEHSNIGEISAPGDQIYTLSYNPKGLCSDKKGQLSSGTSFAGPLVGAVAANVREILSVNSTYEKLSGEIQLAILNRVLSASSKDDAGMLDGLRAVKIAMSLEHFNYQPIPTIEVLREISFPEGVCAQQVHSGKIMEKLSLCNNLSTQDLDLAVTNIIKSKKYYLLGLWQNAVTGSKGNTYTLPPVFQKIEFWSLFFGSKINSNLVPEKKNLTELDITAIIDIYTKLRPYLRSFQEQIDILFVDLILRELSQVPPYIAQFPLAETGLNGFYSMTKAANEIGPLLIKKIADERLNTGLVTIFLEGKNSAFWSIIMFAPYKSVSLQQNLERLLKIKNAGNLSPNDLLRIGARGAVGNSYNWMKSVILSDRIFEAKHKSDIESTIALAEKNGNVSIAEKMELLNLVGLRLN
- a CDS encoding helix-turn-helix transcriptional regulator, whose translation is MKNTKSGKDFFKKLLKDPTVRMHYEEESSKTAIAFAVRSARLKADLTQAQLAKKVGTSQSVIARLESGSDKRTPSIPFLSKIATACGAQFEFGFTFLKAS
- a CDS encoding type II toxin-antitoxin system RelE/ParE family toxin — its product is MKIELYLSKRGSSPIEDFITDLPKGDQARFADVFEGIGKYGLDCPRVQFKPLRGKLWEIKFNAPRGGFRIAYVIIEGQTMIWLHVFKKTTQKTPLNDLDLAEKRMKEVLGL
- a CDS encoding IS110 family transposase gives rise to the protein MKALKTHVAGIDVHKDILAITVLIGDGNEDPKSEHFECSTMTDDLKAMGLILLQRGVKDVAMESTGQYWKPIYNVLEPMGLKVIVGNASHIKNVPGRKTDIKDSQWIAELHRFGLIRASFVPDGIYQRLRLLSRHRTNLVDDLSRVKNRVEKVLQDGNIKWSSIVSDTFGVAGKKILDLIADGVTNAQTLAASVTTKIKRKEDAVRALTNCFTKEHIFVLNELLKQYRNIQTQILDVENELTEKTLPYAHLVEELDKIPGIDKILAMSIIAEATADMSSFADERKFAAWAGVASGNNESAGKKKEQNVDMETPTSKKS